GCTCATAACATACGCCTGCTGCGGCGCACCATAACTCGGATACGCCGCATTAATCTGCGGTGGAGGGCTCCCATTGATTTGATCAACGGCTTGCGTGATTCCCACCCTCGGAATCTCCAATCCTGTGCTCGACGCCGCACCATTACCCGCTGCTCCCGCACTGTTATTACTGTTATTCCCTTTTCGCCCTcgccttttcttctttttacctccaccaccaccgccgccgccgcctttATTCTCTGGCGGCGGCGGCTTGTCGCCGGCGGAGGCATTTTCCGGCGGCTGGTCGAGCATGAACTTGACAGTAGGTCCGCCGTTTCCGCTGGCGAGGCGCGGGGAGCTGATCTTGACGTTGCCGTTGTCCGGCGGCGGGTCGTCCTCTTCGTCTTCGGTGTTTTCGGCGCTTTTTGAATCGGCTTCTTTGTCGTTTCCtttcttgtccttgtcctTGGGCTTGGGATTCTCTGGCCAAAGCTCTGCATGTTTGCCTGTCTTCACCAGCTTCTTGATGAGAGTCTGCGCGTCTACGTTTCCGGTCACGGTCACTTTTTGCTGCTGCGCTTCAATATTTATTGTATAAACACctataaaaaagattaaacaCGGATTAATTAAGCATCCACTAATTGAAGCTTTGAAACATGCAAAAACATTAGTGTTACCTTCGATGCTTTGGAGCACTTTCTTGACTTTTCTTTTGCAGCCTTGACAGTGGATGGAAACTTTCAGAACCCATGTCTGAAaatcaagagagagagattttagAACACTTGCTATAAAACATAAAGGTGGCAACAAAGAGGGAGATATcagctgttttttttttttaaaacttatttttataaattaattttgttggaaGTTGTTTGGTACCTGGTACTGAAGAGAGGGAGGCTGTGGGGGTTCTTGATCTGCTTGTCCGGACGCCATGAATTGAAATGAAGTGAAAGATGGAGAGTGTTGGTATAAAATTGAAGAGACTAGAACAGAGAGATGCTAGAGTACTTGGTTCACTACctagagtattttttaaatgacaaGACTACCCACGCACCGCCACACAccacattttctattttggggaGTATTAATCCATACTCTTTCAAGTACGAGTATGAGTCTTTTATTATGTTCTAGTACTTcaaatatatggagtacatttttaCTCTTACtcgtcccattttaggagtttttatttatcatttttagatcTCCCACCTTAGAAGTCCGATtacaatatttcataaatagtactctctccatttcatagtaataaaaacatttcttttggacacgaagattaagaaaaattgtgttaggtgaattaagtaaagagagaataaagtggaaaatgaaaaaagatagagagatgaagagagaa
The genomic region above belongs to Salvia hispanica cultivar TCC Black 2014 unplaced genomic scaffold, UniMelb_Shisp_WGS_1.0 HiC_scaffold_318, whole genome shotgun sequence and contains:
- the LOC125198887 gene encoding heavy metal-associated isoprenylated plant protein 36-like: MASGQADQEPPQPPSLQYQTWVLKVSIHCQGCKRKVKKVLQSIEGVYTINIEAQQQKVTVTGNVDAQTLIKKLVKTGKHAELWPENPKPKDKDKKGNDKEADSKSAENTEDEEDDPPPDNGNVKISSPRLASGNGGPTVKFMLDQPPENASAGDKPPPPENKGGGGGGGGGKKKKRRGRKGNNSNNSAGAAGNGAASSTGLEIPRVGITQAVDQINGSPPPQINAAYPSYGAPQQAYVM